The genomic stretch GTTATTTGTCATCCCGACGCAGCTCCAGACTGTGACACAGAGGGTGCTTCACAGGCTCTTCCACACAAGGTATTGcactttatttttatgcttttgacCTTATTTTTTACTAGCATTTTTGGCCTCTATAGTGACCTCCTGCCACCATCAGAGCTTTCAGTATTAGAGGTTCTCTCTTCATTAGAGGTGCTTGTCAGGGATTACAGATTCCCTTTAAGGTTTGCCACCCTGTTGTCTTTCTGTTCCTTGCTTATTGTTGGGAAGATGGTACCCTGAAATATTTGAACATATTGACAAATAAAGATGATGTGGCTCAGTAGCTTCCAGTGTAACAGATGTTGGTCACACTGGTGGGAGACTGCATCCACGAGAGAATTACAACAGACTCTCTGGCAGCTGCAGAATGAGTTTAGACAGAGCTAGCGATCCCCATCCTCTCCCTCAAATCCCATTAGTCTTAGTCCAGCAGCTTGGATGTCCAGGTGGCTCAAGGAGACGCTGCACAGCTGCCAATGTGCCGCCTGCTGTATTAAGGTAAATTTTGTAGTGTCCTGTAAACTTTGGTGCTTTAGGATCTGCTTCAGGAATGATTTAAATACCTTTTGTCTGGGGGCAGCAACTCCAGTATGACAGACACTTCAGGGGCGTAACATCTACAGCTGTTGAACGTGTGCTGCAGTTGTTTTGTTGCCTGCTGTGCAGATTCTCTGCTGTTAACACAGCCCGAGAGAGAGTGGTTACACTGCCAAATGTGCAGTCAGCAGCAGAGCAATTATCTGATGAGCCTGGTGTAGTTGTCATTGCTAGATTATGCTGTGCGCTGCAGGCACTTTGATCCTCCACGCACACCCTTCGACCGGGTCACCTCATTCAAGCAAGAGATTTTTCAGTTCGTGCAGAAGTCCAGTGAGGTGTGGCGCTTGAGGGTATCTtcttgcagccctgcagctgagAGGAGACTCTGCAGGATCCTGCTGGATTGCACACAGAAATGGTGTAGGAGAGAGAAGTAGAGGAGAGCTTGCCTGCAACGGACTTCCCACTGTAGTAAAATACACATCAGTAGTTATTTAAAACTCTTATTAAAAGTCCAGCAAACTGATGTATAACGCAGAGAACTGTAGTAAGTGAACATCGCTCTCCTAATGCGTGGCTTACCTGAGCATCTATTTGCCAGGCTGCTGAAAGCTGTTGTTCAGTATGATGTGTCCCAAACAAACCTGCATGACGAACAGTTATGCAACTTGCCTTGCAGAAGCTGTAGTCTGCTGACAGGTTGGAACTAGTGTTGGCCATTGCTAACCTCCTGCCACGCTTATTTCGTAACGGCTGCTTATATTATTACAGGGTTTTTTAAGATTACCTTTTATgaggttttctttgctttcagagcAGCACACAGCAAATGTCTTCTGGCAGAATGTTTTGTGGCCTATTGCTGTGGCATATTTTGTCAGCACCCAGGGTGCTTTGCACTTGACTctactgttggaaaaaaaatccaaagggcATGACATGAATGGAAGTGAGTTTAGCTGGCATATTTAAAGGAGTGTAtgtgggaagaagagaaggagaagccaCTGGATGGAGAAAACACTATTAATACGCAATCCAAGCTGGCCTGAAAACCTAAAAGAGGTGTCTCCTTGCATTTGAAAAGTCTTTGCTCATCACCTCTGAGTGTACTTGACCTGTTAATCAGGATGCTGAGTATTAAATAGACTGTCCCCTTTCTGTTACAgaagctgtttgtttgttgtcCTGCACGTAGCCTTGCAAGCTGCAGTGTATGGGGAATACACATGGGAAGTGTTTGTTTACTGCTGGGAGCTGCagttccacctcctcctcctgctgctgccctacctgctgctggctgggaacATGGGCTGCTTCATCCTCTGCTCCCGGGCCAACCCTGGTAAGCTCACGCTGATTGTGAGCTGTAGCTGTTCAAAAATGGAACCTAAAAAATGTTACAAGCGCCATtacttttactatttttcttgtttcttttgcaGGTATAATAACAAAATCAAATCATGCATCATTGGTCAAGATTTATGCGTATGATGGTGTATTATTTCAGAAAGGCATCGTGTGTCCTACGTGCAACATGGAGAAGCCAGCCAGATCAAAACATTGCAGTAAGAATCTTAACTTCCTTGATAAGCGTAACAGTAATACTTTTCCCAAATTAATTCTCCATCAATAACTGCAGTTCACACTACGTCTGTTCTGTTACCCAGCTCGATGCACACAAGATTGTGTTCGTTTTACTGGGGTCCCAGATCACAGCTGCCCTTTGCCCATCCATGGAACTGTTTTGCTCCTATTTCCTCTCACAGAAATTACGAGTTCCGAGGGTATCATTTGGGGTCAGGAACAGGCACGATTTTGAGCATCCAGaagttaaatgcaaaattatCATCTGTCAAGACCTGAGTTCAGGATTTTGTGTTTCTCTTGCAGAATTGTCTGTTATCATCTAAAATAAAGCTGGGAGCTACAATCTCTACCTTTCATATGCTTTGCTAGGCAGTACTGTCAGAGAAACCAAAGTCTTTGAGCTGCAGCCTTGGtgaataaaagaggaaatgagaTACACCTCTTTGTTTTTAgtattgggggttttttatggTATGCAattgaaattaatgtatttgctTAAAAAGCTATCAGCTAAATCATGACCATAATTCTCagattttttcagattaaaagctATCCTAAACTGTGTAAAAAATCAAATTGATTActtaaaaagcaaataactgaACTGTCTCGTCACTGACTCCTCATCAGGTTTCTGCAGTATGTGCGTACATCGTTTTGATCACCACTGTGTGTGGGTCAACAACTGCATCGGTGCCTTCAATGcaaagtatttcttcctttacCTCTTCACACTGACCGCCATGGCTGCAACCATTGCAATCatcacagcagcatttctcatCCAGGTGGTGCTGCTGTCAAATATGATGCATGGGAGTTACATTGATGACCAAGGACAAGAGCATGCTGTTGAGATTCTCTTCCTCATTCAGGTAAGTTTATGCTGTCTGGGTTATTAGCCTATAAAAAGGTTTATCTCAGTCTTTGCTTTCAGGAATCTTTTAAGTCCACCTATTCTCACAGGCAGAATGTGGGCAGACTGCGGTTTTTTACCAACTTAAAGGGCTAAGGAAGTTTAGAAAACTGCCATtgcagaatactttaaaaatacgGGATTTTTCTCATAGCATTTCATTCAGCTCTCCCATTCTTCGTATTTCCATCTCCAGACTGCTTTTACTCAGCAGATCTGATTCATAAAGCATGACTCTGCACTCCGATGACCGTCTACTATAGTAACGTTTAGGAAACAGCTAACAATCCTTGAGATACTTCATGGAGTTGTTAAAGCAGGACCCGACTACCCTGGAATTTAGATACTTGAATATTTTCTCTCACGTACAAGCAAAGGGTGACTTTGAGTCTCTCTAGCACTTGAGTCATTTGCATTTCAATCCCCTCATCCCTTTCTGTAGTACGGCAGTGAGGTGGTAAGTAGTAAATGCTTTATCTTTTCCTCATCCTAGACAATAGATGTTTCAGCCTTGGACTCTTATAAAGGAATCTTGGTCAGGGAATGTTTGCTCATGTTTGAGAAGTACCATTACCACTCCCCGGTATTGGAATTTAACTCAGAAAAGAGCTGCTTAAACTGTCTCATGTCAGCAAAACCTGCAGTTGTACCAGATTGTAGCCTTTTCATTTGGCAGTTTGTTTTCAGATGACTAGCATTAATgattttttgaattaaaaaaaaaacaacagaaaacaagcaagcaaaattcCAATATGAAATACAAATGTTCAGAGATAAGTGGGTGTAGAAAATACTCCTGCATATTAGCAAGGCTTGCGAGGAAATACATTTCTGGAAATCTGTGCTTTCTCAAGGATTCAGTCAGGAATGGACCATCACTGAGCTGGATGGGGGATCGGGCTGCGACCTTGTTTCTGGGGCTGCACAGTTACGTGTGCGTATGGATGTGCATTTCAGCTGGCGTGTTGCAGCGGTCACATGCATCCATGTGGTTTAATGCTCCTAATTCTTAACtaagttactgttttctttctttgcagcacCTTTTCTTGACTTTTCCTAGGATTGTCTTCATGCTTGGTTTTCTTATTCTTCTCACACTCGTACTGGGTGCATACTGCTGCTTCAATCTATACTTGGCCTTAACCAACCAAACTTCCAACGAATGGTATAAATCCAGAAGATCTGGGTGTTCCCACCACCTAACATTGCAGCCTCATGACAGACGAGTTGTctacaaaaacatttattctaaAGGAGTCCAGATGAACTTAAAGGAAATCTTTAAGCCTCCTACAGTgttggaaagcaagaagaaaacatgaagatgatcctctctatatatgtattttttaactttttgtaagACTTTATTTCAGCAGTGTGCTTTGATGCCCCAAACAACTTTTGTAAACAGATTACTGTATTTCAATTAAGTAATCAGAAACAATGTTTTCATAAAGCCAACCAGTCTTCAAACAACTAGAGTTCTTCCCGGTTTATCTGCAACACTGCTCGTACCGGTTGTGACAGTGGCCTGTTAAGTCTTTTCAGATACAATCGCAGTATTGAAGCAAGCTGTAATAGCGATAGGTTCAGCTAAGGAACATGtacacaaagatttttttttttttttacgattACTGTTTGTATGCTGCTTATACCACTGTATAATAGGCAAACTGAGTTCCCAGGTTACTTTGGTACATCTTAAGTAGGTCTTCCTGCAGGAGACTTTACAGGAATATAGCAAGGTCACACATGTGGAAGTGATAAACATCTGAATGCATGTATTTGTCAACTATTCACATTTTTTAACCCCTGCAGGAATATAGTAACTCCCAGCTGACTGTATTCAGCTGTGAGTTACTAAACAGCAGTATTCTGATGAGCAACATCTCAGCAGAGCACTATTTAAGATACTTCACTTGGTGAGATCTCTGAGGTTAAGCTTAGTCCTCTTGTTTCCTTGTTAGAGGGACCAGTAGTGAATTTGCTGGTTCGGAGAGGCGAGTTTGGTCCATCTTACTGAAGGGaatctttttctctgtgtgtgcacttGCAAGGGAAGAGCTAACAAAGAGCTGCTGTGAACTTCGAGGAAGCTTCATCTTTTTGTAAGTACCTTTGTTTGGCAAATGATTAACCCATTACTGTTAACAATATGTAGAACAGGTTGCATGtatttagctggaaaaaaacatgatTACTGGCAGAATCTTAACCTGCAGAAACCATGTTCTACTGCAAATTTGTACTAGTGTGGAGCACCttaatttcagaaaggaaacTACCACGAGTGCTGCTTCTCCTTACCTGCTAAGTCTCTTTCTTGATACTGTTTTCAGCTTGTTCAAAATAAGATGCCATTTCAGCCTTAGAGTCATGGAAATGGTGGAATTCTGGACAAAATTTCAGCATCCTGAAAAGGGTATCAGAAATTTGGACATACAGGTCGTGGCAGATAACAAACTTAATCCTTCTGGCATTTCTCATCTTTATTGCACTGTTTGCTAGATCTGTTCACAGCGAGAGGCTCAACCATGTCTTAGgcatttctttatgtttttggGCATTTTGCAGCAGGGGAAGTTACAGTTGCTGAGGCTGTTTCTAGGGTTCCCTGCCTGCAGTCACTCACTGAACAGGCCACTTCAAAAGCACAGCAGTGACGTGGTCTTCCACTTCTATACAGGGATTCTAGGTGAACGCTGAAAGGCACTTCATCAGCGTCCCTCAAGAAAACCCTCTGCCTTAACGGTGGAAGACAAAAGTAAACTTACAGCTATGCAAGTGACCTTCTGAAATCCCTCTAACTAGGGATCACTTGAAAGATCTCCAAAGCATAGATGTACCGGCTGCTTTTAGAGGCTTGCgtttgttttgggaaaaagagCACGTTTGACTCGCCCAACGATGAAGGTTTCTTAAGCACACTGTTAAGTGgcccttttctccttccagaaatTCTTCTGTTTGAGTGATAATACAGCAGAAATTGGAAAAATATAGTAAGaactttaaataactttatttttaaaaatgtatttatttacatgccGAATCTGTacaatatgcaattaaaaatccgtatatggtttaaaaaaaaaaaaaaccaaacatatacAATATGGCTTTACACACCAACAGACTAGCTCTCAGAGTAGCCTGTCTGGCGTTGCAAGGGTACAATGATGCATTCTTTCATAAGGCTACTTGTCcaggatataaaataaaatactgcagtaCCGTGCCTTAGGAGGACGAAAGTAGCGAGGTTAAAGGCATGAAAGTTTTTGAGTGGTGGTGAACGCACACCAGAACTCCTTAGGTTTGGTTTTCTTGGTTGCTTTTAAATGCATATGATTAAGTAGTCTCTTATGAGACCCTACATACTTGCTTCACTGACTCTTTTTAAATCTAAACACCAGAACACTACTGTCCTGTGGTCAGAGGTAAATGCTTCGTAAAGGATCTTCCTTTATTTGAGGCAGCTGTACAAAATACTGAGACTGTCAAATATGGCGCATCAGTCACATCCACAGTATAACCATGCAGAGGTTTTTAACTactgttatttccattttaaacagaaaacagcttGGGGCTGTACCATCCTGTTAAGCCACTTACCTATAGAAGCATTCTCTCCCTTGCTCTCTGAACAATTATAATGGCAAACTTGGGACTGACCAAATTCCCCAAACTGGAGAAAAATAGTAAGTTTTACATTAACATCCATCACTAGCTGCATGCTGTTCATTACACAATCACAGTCTGGACTTCCACCTCCCCCTCCTGGGAGGCGATCACAAACTCTCCCGCATGTTCCATTATTTCGATGTCCTCGGATGCCACCATCGTCACCGTTGCTTCTTCCGTCTCGATGCTACCCTCCGTAGTCAGCACTGCTCCTTCTCCGATGGCCGAAGCCAGCGTCATAGCGACCTGCTCTGTGAGGCTTTCGGGGGTCGCGATGGTGATGGTGTCCGCAGCATCGGTGGTTACTTCAGAGTTTTCTGCCACGGTGACGTTCTGTACAATGATCTGGTGACCAGAGTTTGCTTGATTTACTATTTGTTGCACAACTTTCATAATGTGGCTGTCAACCTACATGAAGAGAAAAGACGCCACGTTATTTCTCGGTGTATTGTACTCTGTTAGAAGTACAATTATCATCACCATAAACAGTGCTTGATGACCAGCAGGGCAGTACAATAAGCAGCATTTAATTCCAGTTTCCTCCAGCTGTTCACTGAAGTTCTCATCACCCTGAGAACAGCAGTCTCCTAGAACATGTCACACCTCATTGCTGAAGGTGTTTTGCTAGCAGGGTACTTCCTACAGAAAGGCAAACTACTGTTTATAGAAAAGTCTTAACAATGCATGCCCAGACACTTAAACTGACTGACTGCAAGTCAAGAGCCTAGCCAGCCTAGCAGCCTAGGAGCAACCGTTATTTCTAGCATTCAGGAATGCCTTAAGAGGATCGTTTCCCCAAGGCTGAAGTGTTATTGTACAATTCGACTTAGCCGGCAGCTGTGCTCTCGTGTGTGAAGCCATGCAAGGCACTGGCCACCATCACTGAGAGGAGCCGGGGTTAACAAAGCTCAGTCAAACCCAGTATGACCAGTATTATGTTTTTATACAGACAGGTCTGCAAAACTACAGAGGTAGGTAAATTAATTCTTTGAAGTTGGGTTTCTTTAGCATGACTTTTAGATGCTAAAAGTGATTCATTTCATCTACAGCAAGTCCCCAAAATAATAGTTTATGTGGCTGCTTTACCTCATGTCTTGTTCCCTCTATTATTTCAGTAGCTTCGCTGGTCTCCATGTCTTCAGTAGCAGTCTTGAAAGACAAAATATGATGATTTCCTTTTTAGATTactataaaaaaatcttttattactAAGATATAAGACACTAAGATCTTTTACAAAAGTCTTTCTGTTCCCCCCATGATGCAGTAGCTAGTCTAAAGATAACTCCTCCTTGAAATTCCCTCCAAATCCTATTATCAAGAGCTACTTAACAGCAATGCGAAGTGCTCACCCATAACTGAAAGAGAACATCCTCTCTCAGCAGGACTCGGCCAACTGGCAGATTTTTCTCCTATTGGAGAAAAACTATGGCAGCACTAAAGGGACTCAATAAATGAACTGTGTTACTCTGCACGGATGAGTACTGGCTCTTTGTCACGCAGGGGGAGAAAGCGAAATGCGTAATTCATTGCTTTTGGCAGCCACAGCCAGTTAAAAACGAGagattatttcagacaaaataagCTAAACAGAAATGGGAGAAGAGAGTAGGTTAAAGTTGAGGGAAAGCTGAAGCAAATTTGTGAGGACATAAAATCTGGCACGATTGGAAATTCTCAGTCTCAGCCTTCTGAGGAACTACTGTCAGTCTTCCCTGCATTCTCATTTCCCTGCCTACGTTACATGCAGGACTTCAGAAGGGTGGTGAGGTAGGCTCCCAGGGCTCTCCTTCTGAACAAGATTAATCCTGCTTATTCCTAGGGTCATGCAGGCAGGGGTAGCATTGGCTAGATCCTGTTTTTTCTGCCAAAAGCCTAGATGAGGAACATGCACAACTGCAGTTTTTACTGACAAAATACCGTGCTTAGTTCAGAAGGAGGCGGCTGTTTGCCCCACTTCTTACCTCAATGATGTATTCCTGAGTGTCCGCCACCACTGAAGAAAACTCTACCAAAACAGTGTGAGGATCTTCAGAAATGACTGTTGCAGCTAAGTTGTCAGCGGACTGACTTTCCTCAGACACCATCACTTCTTCCACCTCTTTCAAAGCAAGGAGGCAGCCACCTGAATGATATTCCAAAAATGCCAGAAAAACGTTATTTTTCATAACCATCTCAAATACAGGAGTACCTGGAAAATACTACACGGCACAAACATCACTTTAACAGGATGCCGCCAACAAGTGACCAGCAGTCAGACGACAGGCTCTCACCCCACCAAGACAGGCCAAATAATGGCCTAGAAGAAGCCTATGTGACACCAGACAACAGAACTGAGCCTCGAGCAGAACAACTGTCCAGTGTCATTTCAAAAAACACACAAATTCAGATGCGTAAAACCATACAGGATTTCAAAAGCAGTATGTGAAGAACATACAGTAAGACTTTTGGTATATTTTAAGTCATGTGTCTTTCTGCTTATGCATTACGTTTCAATATCTACCTAGGAAACTTTGTTCTTCCTCCAGTAAACTTGTCCTTTACAATCTCaatacatcatcatcatcactacCTGAAGGAGCTTGAAAATGTGTGCTTAGGAGCTAAAGGAGCAACAGGTCCAGTGCAACTAATCCGATCAAACAAGATTATCTGTGAGAACTTAACTCTACTCAAGACATTTTCCTCGCAGAACATTCACACTTTGCATTTTTACAGGATTTCATAAAACCCAAAGATTAGTCTGAACTTAAtgccaaaaaaaaccaccccaatgGGCAAGTTTAACCACAACAATATGTGCCACATCCTAAATTTTACAGTCCTCTCGCCTCTTCCCCAACACAAAAATCAATCTCTCTCTGGCATTACTTTGCAAAAACGTtagttttctccctcttttgtgTGTAGCCTTGGAACAGAACCACTGCACAATTCGGGGCAGACTCTTGCACAGTATAGGGTCCGTCTTCCCCGCTTAGGGCAGTGGCAACATTGCAGAGACTACTTAAGCCAGAGTTTGGAGCAGAGAGCTCACAGCATCCCTGCAGTTAGATTCTTAATGCAAATTCTGGTTTGgttatctttctcttttgtttaggTGATCTAGATTTTATATTAGAACTGTTTTATGGCTGTTTGTTCAGCATCAGTTTTGGTCAGAAAGATGAcaatagaaatattaattaatgtagatgaaaaaagaaaatgtatctgcTTCTGATGTAACCGAGATGCAGATAAACAAATGGCCTCAGATGAATGTCGTTAGATCCACTCTGAAAAATCATTACCATTCAGCCAAAAAGCAGCTTGTCCAAACCCAATCCTAGAACACACACATCCCCCCCAACCCAGACAAGCTTTGCCACCTCACCTTTGGTTTTTAAGTGCCTGTTGAGAGTGCCGTGCTCTGCAAACCCTCGCCCACACTTGTAACACTTAAAAGGCTTTTCCCCCGTGTGATGGCGGATGTGGCGGACCAGCGAGCCCTTTTCCCGAAAGCCCCGACTGCAGTACTGACAGACATAAGGCTTATCCTCTAAATGCGTACGGAAATGAACTTGCTGGGCGTTCTGTACaaagagagaagcaagagaagGGCAGCTAAGGGGAAGGACAAGCTCAAGCAAGCAGTATTTTAGCTTCCAGGGTAAAAGTCAACATCTTTGAGGACTTCTCCTCATGTAAGACATGATAAATACTTGGTTTTATTGTTACTACGTAATTTTTTCCACACATGAAGGAACAGTTTCTTCACAAATATGAAGGTTTGATTAAGACTGTCCCTCTTTTCCCCACTAAAACAAAAGCTCCTTCTGGAGCTTCAAATCATAGAAGAGGCAAGTGAGCTGGCATTTGTTCTTTCAGGAGCAAAGCCTCCTAACTTCTCCCAAACCCTGGCTCTGGAAAGGAAAATCTGAAGGCACGCCTGTTGTGAGGGAGGCACACCTTTGTCTTGTACCGCTTGCCACACTTTGGACAGGAATACGGCCGCTCATCAGAATGCACTCTTCGATGCCCCTTCACATGCGCAATGGTCTTGTACAGCTTGCCACACTCTCCACAGCGGAAACGCCGTTCATTCACGTGCACTTCTTGATGCTTTTTTAGCAGATAGCCTTTCGTGAACTCTTTGCCACACTCCTCACACTTGAAAGGCTTGTAATctagacagagagagagagagagagagaacacgCATGGTTGATACAGAACAACCAGCGGCAGCGAGTATCTAGTACATGATGTAAGAAAATTCTTACCACAAAATTAACCCAGAGAAGGAGGGAAATTATATTTTCAACTGCGTGTATGGGCTTTGCCTCATTCATAAGTGAACTCTGCTCAAATGTTGCTCTTAAGGCCTTTGGTGCCTTTCAAGCAGCAGTTCCAGCCTATCAACCTGTTCTGCCTTGCTAACCTTTTTATTGGCCTCTTCACAAAATTCTACTTTCAAGGATGCAGTGCAGGCCCTGGaacatcaaaactttttttttttttttaatatttcttttaccCTCTATTCTAGAGCTCAACCAAAGTCAACCTTTTCATATCTGTGTGCTAAGCATCAGTTGATTTTGCATGGCTAACGACCATGAAAAGGCAAGGAATTTGACACAAAGCAAGCTGTACTATGCTTAAGATCACGGTAAGACACAGTGCAGTTTAGACAACAGCATAAGCAGTAGAACTTTACCTAAATGACCTTTGATGTGTGCTTCAAGGGAAGTAGCTTCACTGAAGGCTTCATTACAGTGAGGGCAAACGTAACTTTTATACCCATTTGTTCTTTCTGCATCTGTCTATGGGAAAGAAAATGGTACAACATAAGTATTTTTGTACTAGTGCGTACGGTAAGTGTTGCTAACCAAATTCCCAATTAAATACTCCAGTTTTGACAAGAAAGAGATCTATATTGTTAACAGAAGAGAGAGCACACGTGTGCGTTCTAACACTAGACTTAAAGCATACGTGAAAAACATAACTATAAAAATTGACACAAATACCCAGGCACAGGGAGAGATGCGCCGAGGACAGTGTGCAGGGTTGTGAGGCTAACAGTGCTGTCCACAACCAAGTGCAGgcaaggaagattaaaaaaaataatctatttatgGAACACAAACATACAGACTCCGCTTGTTCTACTTCAACACACTGTTCCCCACACGgctcctcttctgcttccacCACTTCATTTTCTAGTTCTTCTCTAGCAGCTACAGCAGGCTCATCTGGCTTTTGCATTTCCTCCATAGCGACTCTCTCAATCACAATACCCGAATTCCTCATGGCCTGCCTCAGCAGATTCTCACTGTTCACTTCCCCCTCACACGGCAGCTCCTCGGGATGCGATTGCTGAAGGAA from Mycteria americana isolate JAX WOST 10 ecotype Jacksonville Zoo and Gardens chromosome 12, USCA_MyAme_1.0, whole genome shotgun sequence encodes the following:
- the ZDHHC4 gene encoding palmitoyltransferase ZDHHC4 — encoded protein: MDFLTLFLIYLCFVLATMALLCICSGRKEGFLARSVNGASQVLLFVIPTQLQTVTQRVLHRLFHTRSCLFVVLHVALQAAVYGEYTWEVFVYCWELQFHLLLLLLPYLLLAGNMGCFILCSRANPGIITKSNHASLVKIYAYDGVLFQKGIVCPTCNMEKPARSKHCSFCSMCVHRFDHHCVWVNNCIGAFNAKYFFLYLFTLTAMAATIAIITAAFLIQVVLLSNMMHGSYIDDQGQEHAVEILFLIQHLFLTFPRIVFMLGFLILLTLVLGAYCCFNLYLALTNQTSNEWYKSRRSGCSHHLTLQPHDRRVVYKNIYSKGVQMNLKEIFKPPTVLESKKKT
- the E4F1 gene encoding transcription factor E4F1 isoform X1; the protein is MEATMATSAGPAGLTAAAAEEREGAAAAGSGPAAPPAGPAAFLSLPAPFSEEDEDDVHKCGRCQSEFTSLEEFVQHKLQKVCQRAPEALAAASAGLLTQEVQKVVPSVEESITVAHIVVEASSIAEEIGNASAIVGSGHIKEVIVAGDHVFENPNGHADGEVTEEQGNPDEQEQDLSTELIKVKLLVNKEGRYVCELCQKTFKTASILKAHMITHSSRKDYECKLCGTSFRTKGSLIRHHRRHTDERPYKCKKCGKSFRESGALTRHLKSLTPCTEKIRFNMNKEIVVNKDDLPTGSCSSNTDTVSSIASESIETSPVIHLVTDAKGNVLHEVHVQMQELPVVDAKSLDQDQSHPEELPCEGEVNSENLLRQAMRNSGIVIERVAMEEMQKPDEPAVAAREELENEVVEAEEEPCGEQCVEVEQAESTDAERTNGYKSYVCPHCNEAFSEATSLEAHIKGHLDYKPFKCEECGKEFTKGYLLKKHQEVHVNERRFRCGECGKLYKTIAHVKGHRRVHSDERPYSCPKCGKRYKTKNAQQVHFRTHLEDKPYVCQYCSRGFREKGSLVRHIRHHTGEKPFKCYKCGRGFAEHGTLNRHLKTKGGCLLALKEVEEVMVSEESQSADNLAATVISEDPHTVLVEFSSVVADTQEYIIETATEDMETSEATEIIEGTRHEVDSHIMKVVQQIVNQANSGHQIIVQNVTVAENSEVTTDAADTITIATPESLTEQVAMTLASAIGEGAVLTTEGSIETEEATVTMVASEDIEIMEHAGEFVIASQEGEVEVQTVIV